A genomic window from Streptomyces mirabilis includes:
- a CDS encoding type II CAAX endopeptidase family protein, protein MQVEAGSVADSFPEERLTRRILRDETLLVLGLSLGASGVSALISFVGSVTKPGGLKDQAATLNASAAPGRPWLDLAWQLFGIASALVPVALVAHFLMREGTGLRVIGFDRTRPWPDLGRGAAIAAVIGSTGIAFYLAARGFGANLTVVPEALPDVWWKYPVLILSAVQNAVLEEVIVVGYLLRRLGQLGWTPGTALVASAVLRGSYHLYQGIGGFIGNMAMGVVFVYLYRRWGRVGPLVVAHSLLDIGAFVGYALLAGKVGWLPTA, encoded by the coding sequence GTGCAGGTGGAGGCGGGGTCGGTGGCCGATTCTTTTCCCGAGGAGCGACTGACGCGACGGATTCTCCGGGACGAAACACTGCTGGTCCTGGGCCTGTCGCTCGGGGCGAGCGGAGTGTCCGCGCTGATCAGCTTTGTCGGGTCGGTCACCAAACCGGGGGGTCTCAAGGACCAGGCGGCCACCCTCAACGCCTCGGCCGCGCCGGGTCGCCCCTGGCTTGATCTGGCCTGGCAGTTGTTCGGCATCGCGTCGGCCCTGGTCCCGGTCGCGCTCGTCGCGCACTTCCTGATGAGGGAGGGCACGGGACTGCGTGTGATCGGGTTCGACCGTACGCGGCCCTGGCCCGACCTCGGGCGGGGGGCCGCGATCGCGGCGGTGATCGGTAGCACGGGCATCGCCTTCTACCTGGCGGCCCGGGGGTTCGGCGCCAACCTGACCGTGGTGCCGGAAGCGCTGCCCGACGTGTGGTGGAAGTACCCGGTCCTGATCCTGTCGGCCGTGCAGAACGCCGTACTGGAGGAGGTCATCGTCGTCGGGTACCTGCTGCGCCGGCTCGGGCAGCTGGGCTGGACGCCGGGGACCGCGCTGGTGGCGAGCGCGGTGCTGCGCGGCTCCTATCACCTCTATCAGGGCATCGGCGGCTTCATCGGGAACATGGCGATGGGCGTGGTCTTCGTCTACCTGTACCGGCGGTGGGGCCGGGTCGGACCGCTCGTGGTGGCGCACTCGCTGCTCGACATAGGGGCGTTCGTGGGATACGCGCTGCTGGCGGGGAAGGTGGGCTGGCTTCCGACCGCCTGA
- a CDS encoding substrate-binding and VWA domain-containing protein yields the protein MGRHSLPDAYGAGAADPRPRARRRTVAIATVLVLTVAAGTAVAVRGGLLSFGSSCRDNAVPVKIAASPDMAPALRAVAEHARAHNITSDGHCIAVTVTARESYKVADALRSGDKSDVQAWVPDSALWVTRVSGESNATRVTAAGSVASSPVGVAMVPSAAKSLGWPEKTYTWTELAGAALRDDRLRLGAADPVRSAAGLLALTRLNTAAATIKGGDTQAAAMAKTLSQRTSDSDSQVLDTLPRDSSGTEQGNPQRNQALILSEQSAFAYNSSAGGGAGLDLFYPKDGSPRLDYPFTLVDESRLNTDTSRAALRFMTLLGESDGQRILERYGFRTDDEKVSPALVAKAGGRAPQPFARAALDPTPAKAVDEALGTWTITVQSARITTVVDASASMAQPVPGTGQSRMDVTRASLLQALATFTSEDEIGLWKFSTRLDGDRDYRVLVPTERLGDRKGNGTQRDRLSAAFSSLSPVPNGATGLYDTTLAAYKAATSSYAKGKFNALVLLTDGVNQDPGSISRSALVTRLQKLTDPQRPVPLIAIAVGPDADKAEVQEIAKATGGSGQQVNDPTQIHSVILRAIVAAGSQNQG from the coding sequence ATGGGACGTCACAGCTTGCCCGATGCGTACGGGGCGGGCGCGGCCGACCCCCGTCCACGCGCACGCCGCCGTACGGTGGCCATCGCGACGGTGTTGGTGCTCACGGTCGCCGCGGGCACGGCGGTCGCGGTCCGCGGTGGTCTGCTCTCCTTCGGCTCGTCCTGCCGGGACAACGCCGTACCGGTCAAGATCGCCGCGTCCCCCGACATGGCGCCCGCCCTCAGGGCCGTCGCCGAACACGCCCGCGCCCACAACATCACCTCCGACGGTCACTGCATCGCCGTGACCGTGACGGCGCGCGAGTCGTACAAGGTCGCCGACGCACTGAGGTCGGGCGACAAGTCCGACGTCCAGGCGTGGGTGCCGGACTCCGCCCTGTGGGTGACCCGGGTCAGTGGTGAGAGCAACGCGACCCGGGTGACCGCGGCGGGCAGCGTCGCCTCCTCGCCGGTCGGCGTCGCGATGGTCCCGTCGGCCGCGAAGTCGCTGGGGTGGCCCGAGAAGACGTACACCTGGACCGAGCTGGCGGGCGCCGCGCTGCGAGACGACCGGCTGAGGCTCGGTGCGGCCGACCCGGTGCGCAGCGCGGCCGGCCTGCTCGCGCTGACCCGGCTCAATACCGCCGCGGCCACCATCAAGGGAGGTGACACCCAGGCGGCGGCCATGGCGAAGACACTCTCCCAGCGCACGTCCGACAGCGACAGCCAGGTCCTGGACACCCTCCCGCGCGACTCCTCCGGCACCGAGCAGGGCAATCCGCAACGCAACCAGGCGCTGATCCTCTCCGAGCAGTCGGCGTTCGCGTACAACTCCTCGGCCGGCGGTGGCGCCGGACTCGACCTCTTCTATCCCAAGGACGGGTCACCGCGGCTCGACTACCCGTTCACCCTGGTCGACGAGTCGCGGCTGAACACCGACACGAGCCGTGCCGCCCTTCGGTTCATGACGCTGCTCGGCGAGTCGGACGGGCAGCGGATCCTGGAGCGGTACGGATTCCGCACGGACGACGAGAAGGTCTCGCCCGCGCTGGTCGCCAAGGCCGGGGGGCGAGCCCCGCAGCCGTTCGCGCGCGCCGCGCTCGATCCCACCCCGGCGAAGGCGGTCGACGAGGCACTCGGCACGTGGACGATCACGGTGCAGAGCGCCCGGATCACCACGGTCGTCGACGCCTCCGCGTCCATGGCGCAGCCGGTGCCGGGCACCGGCCAGTCCCGCATGGACGTCACCAGGGCGTCCCTGCTGCAGGCCCTCGCGACCTTCACCTCGGAGGACGAGATCGGCCTGTGGAAGTTCTCCACCCGCCTGGACGGCGACCGCGACTACCGGGTGCTCGTGCCCACGGAACGCCTGGGCGACCGCAAGGGCAACGGCACCCAGCGGGACAGGCTGTCGGCGGCGTTCAGCTCGCTGTCTCCCGTCCCGAACGGCGCGACGGGCCTGTACGACACCACGCTCGCCGCGTACAAGGCGGCCACCTCCTCCTACGCCAAGGGGAAGTTCAACGCGCTGGTGCTGCTGACCGACGGCGTCAACCAGGACCCGGGGAGCATTTCGCGCTCCGCCCTCGTCACCCGACTGCAGAAGCTCACCGACCCACAGCGCCCGGTGCCGCTCATCGCCATCGCCGTGGGCCCGGACGCCGACAAGGCGGAGGTCCAGGAGATCGCCAAGGCGACCGGCGGCTCCGGCCAGCAGGTCAACGACCCCACGCAGATCCACTCGGTCATCCTCAGGGCGATCGTGGCGGCAGGCAGCCAGAACCAAGGCTGA
- a CDS encoding glutamate-cysteine ligase family protein, with protein MGEKVVAGSYDLSDRQHYRGKLRQCLTGLARLLEEKRFDRPKNLMGLEIELNLAGPDGMPRMMNAQVLERIASRDFQTELAMFNLEVNIAPHRLDGRVFDRLAEELQTSLAYAHRKAGELDAGIMMIGILPTLDRDDLVSSNLSDVDRYTLLNDQIVAARGEDFVLDIDGVERLVCTSKSIAPEAACTSVQLHLQVTPARFADVWNAAQAVAAVQVAIGANSPFLFGRELWRESRPPLFQQSTDTRPPELQAQGVRPRTWFGERWISSAYDLFEENLRFFPPLLPISDDEDPLAVLDAGGIPRLAELVLHNGTVYRWNRPVYDVADGVPHLRVENRVLPAGPTVTDVVANAAFYYGVVRALAEEARPVWTRLPFESAAANFDAACRHGIDARLEWPRRGRYGGTTAQVEAVHLVRDELLPLAAAGLDAWGVEPADRDYYLGVIEDRCRLRANGATWQAATFHQALEKGLARDAALAATTRRYGELMHLGEPVHTWPVGLPERVPLG; from the coding sequence ATGGGAGAGAAGGTCGTGGCAGGGTCGTACGACCTGTCCGATCGCCAGCACTACCGAGGCAAGCTCCGGCAGTGTCTGACGGGGCTGGCGCGGCTGCTGGAGGAGAAGCGGTTCGATCGCCCGAAGAATCTCATGGGCCTGGAGATCGAACTGAATCTCGCCGGGCCCGACGGCATGCCCAGGATGATGAATGCACAAGTACTCGAAAGGATTGCGAGCCGGGACTTTCAAACAGAACTTGCCATGTTCAACCTGGAAGTCAACATAGCCCCACATCGATTGGACGGACGGGTATTCGACCGGCTCGCCGAGGAGCTGCAGACCTCGCTCGCATATGCCCATCGAAAGGCCGGCGAACTCGACGCGGGAATCATGATGATCGGGATTCTGCCGACGCTCGACCGTGACGACCTGGTCTCCTCGAACCTGTCGGACGTCGATCGCTACACCCTGCTCAACGATCAGATCGTGGCCGCCCGTGGCGAGGACTTCGTGCTCGACATCGACGGGGTGGAGCGCCTCGTCTGCACCTCGAAGTCCATCGCGCCCGAGGCCGCCTGCACCTCCGTGCAGTTGCACCTCCAGGTCACCCCGGCGCGCTTTGCGGACGTGTGGAACGCGGCGCAGGCCGTTGCCGCCGTGCAGGTCGCGATCGGTGCCAACTCGCCCTTCCTGTTCGGCCGTGAGCTGTGGCGCGAGTCGCGGCCGCCGCTGTTCCAGCAGTCCACCGACACCCGGCCGCCCGAGCTCCAGGCGCAGGGGGTGCGTCCACGCACCTGGTTCGGCGAGCGGTGGATCTCCTCGGCGTACGACCTCTTCGAGGAGAACCTGCGCTTCTTCCCGCCTCTGCTGCCCATCAGCGACGACGAGGACCCGCTCGCGGTCCTCGACGCCGGAGGCATTCCCAGGCTCGCCGAACTCGTGCTGCACAACGGCACGGTCTACCGCTGGAACCGGCCCGTGTACGACGTCGCCGACGGAGTCCCGCACCTGCGCGTCGAGAACCGGGTGCTGCCCGCCGGTCCCACCGTCACCGATGTCGTCGCCAACGCGGCGTTCTACTACGGGGTCGTCCGTGCGCTCGCCGAGGAGGCGCGGCCCGTGTGGACACGGCTGCCGTTCGAGTCGGCGGCGGCCAACTTCGACGCGGCCTGCCGTCATGGCATCGACGCGCGACTGGAGTGGCCGCGGCGGGGACGGTACGGGGGTACCACCGCGCAGGTCGAGGCCGTGCACCTGGTGCGTGACGAACTGCTGCCGCTCGCCGCGGCGGGGCTGGACGCGTGGGGCGTCGAGCCGGCCGACCGGGACTACTACCTGGGGGTGATCGAGGACCGGTGCCGACTGCGTGCCAACGGGGCGACCTGGCAGGCGGCCACTTTCCACCAGGCGCTGGAGAAGGGCCTCGCGAGGGATGCCGCGCTGGCCGCGACCACCCGGCGCTATGGCGAGCTGATGCACCTCGGTGAGCCCGTGCACACCTGGCCGGTGGGACTGCCGGAGCGGGTACCGCTGGGCTGA
- a CDS encoding DUF5999 family protein — protein sequence MCQHQPPCPTAESADRESARLVAHHPEQGWSLLCNGVLLFEDTGELLPDGQIIAPHRPQGSEHVMTAA from the coding sequence ATGTGCCAGCACCAGCCACCGTGTCCGACAGCCGAATCAGCCGACCGGGAGTCCGCCCGCCTCGTGGCGCATCACCCGGAGCAGGGATGGAGCCTGCTGTGCAACGGCGTTCTGCTCTTCGAGGACACCGGTGAGCTCCTGCCCGACGGCCAGATCATCGCCCCTCACCGCCCCCAGGGCAGCGAGCACGTGATGACGGCCGCCTGA
- the gcvP gene encoding aminomethyl-transferring glycine dehydrogenase, whose amino-acid sequence MTAHRIPLSELEQGIPFEQRHIGPDSEARAKMLAQVGYGSLDELTAAAVPDVIKNAEALELPGARTEAEVLAELRSLADRNQVLDSMIGLGYYGTFTPPVILRNVMENPAWYTAYTPYQPEISQGRLEALLNFQTVVAELTGLPTSGASLLDEGTAAAEAMALSRRMGKNKKGLFLVDADTLPQTVAVIETRAEPTGVEVVVADLSEGIPAEIAGREINGVLIQYPGASGAVRDLKPVIEQAHELGAVVTVAADLLALTLLASPGELGADIAIGTTQRFGVPMGFGGPHAGYMAVRETFARSLPGRLVGVSVDADGHKAYRLALQTREQHIRREKATSNICTAQVLLAVMAGMYAVYHGPEGLRTIARRTHRYATILAAGLTAGGVEVVHGAYFDTLTARVPGRAAEVVAGARNGGVNLHLVDADHVSIACDETTARKQVGAVWTAFGVDGDIEALDAVAEDTLPAALLRSDDYLTHPVFHQYRSETAMLRYLRKLSDRDYALDRGMIPLGSCTMKLNATTEMEPVTWPEFGQLHPFVPAEQAQGYLTLIQELEERLAEVTGYDKVSLQPNAGSQGELAGLLAVRGYHRANGDDQRTVCLIPSSAHGTNAASAVMAGMKVVVVKTAEDGEIDVDDLRAKIEQHRDQLAVLMITYPSTHGVFEEHVADICAQVHEAGGQVYVDGANLNALVGLAKPGHFGGDVSHLNLHKTFCIPHGGGGPGVGPVGVRAHLAPYLPNHPLQPAAGPETGVGPISAAPWGSAGILPISWAYVRLMGGEGLKRATQVAVLSANYIAKRLEPHFPVLYTGPGGLVAHECIIDLRSLTKATGVSVDDIAKRLIDYGFHAPTMSFPVAGTLMIEPTESEDLIELDRFCDAMIAIRAEIDKVGSGVWAAEDNPLRNAPHTAAALGGEWEHAYTREEAVFPAGVSAADKYWPPVRRIDQAYGDRNLVCSCPPLDAYEE is encoded by the coding sequence ATGACCGCCCATCGCATTCCGCTCTCCGAGCTCGAACAGGGAATCCCCTTCGAGCAGCGCCACATCGGGCCCGACTCCGAGGCGCGGGCCAAGATGCTCGCGCAGGTCGGGTACGGCTCGCTCGACGAGCTGACGGCCGCCGCTGTGCCGGACGTCATCAAGAACGCCGAGGCGCTGGAGCTGCCGGGCGCGCGCACCGAGGCCGAGGTACTGGCCGAGCTGCGCTCCCTCGCGGACCGCAACCAGGTGCTCGACTCGATGATCGGCCTCGGCTACTACGGCACGTTCACGCCGCCGGTGATCCTGCGCAACGTCATGGAGAACCCGGCCTGGTACACCGCGTACACGCCGTACCAGCCGGAGATCTCCCAGGGGCGGCTCGAAGCGCTGCTGAACTTCCAGACCGTCGTCGCCGAGTTGACCGGGCTGCCCACCTCCGGCGCCTCGCTGCTCGACGAGGGCACCGCCGCCGCCGAGGCGATGGCGCTGTCCCGGCGCATGGGCAAGAACAAGAAGGGCCTCTTCCTGGTCGACGCGGACACCCTGCCGCAGACCGTCGCCGTCATCGAGACCCGCGCGGAGCCGACCGGCGTCGAGGTCGTCGTCGCCGACCTGAGCGAGGGCATCCCGGCCGAGATCGCCGGGCGTGAGATCAACGGTGTACTGATCCAGTACCCGGGCGCCTCCGGTGCCGTACGCGACCTGAAGCCCGTCATCGAGCAGGCGCACGAGCTCGGCGCGGTCGTCACGGTCGCCGCCGACCTGCTCGCCCTCACGCTGCTCGCCTCGCCCGGTGAGCTCGGCGCCGACATCGCGATCGGCACGACCCAGCGCTTCGGCGTGCCGATGGGCTTCGGCGGTCCGCACGCCGGATACATGGCGGTGCGTGAGACGTTCGCGCGCAGCCTGCCCGGCCGGCTGGTGGGCGTCTCCGTGGACGCCGACGGACACAAGGCGTACCGGCTCGCCCTGCAGACGCGGGAGCAGCACATCCGCCGTGAGAAGGCGACCAGCAACATCTGTACGGCGCAGGTGTTGCTCGCGGTGATGGCCGGCATGTACGCCGTCTACCACGGTCCCGAGGGCCTGCGGACCATCGCGCGGCGTACGCACCGGTACGCCACGATCCTCGCCGCGGGCCTGACGGCCGGCGGGGTCGAGGTCGTGCACGGCGCCTACTTCGACACGCTGACCGCGCGGGTGCCGGGCCGGGCCGCAGAGGTCGTGGCGGGCGCGCGCAACGGAGGCGTCAATCTCCACCTCGTCGATGCCGACCACGTGTCGATCGCCTGCGACGAGACCACCGCCCGCAAGCAGGTGGGCGCCGTCTGGACCGCGTTCGGCGTCGACGGTGACATCGAGGCCCTGGACGCCGTCGCCGAGGACACGCTGCCCGCGGCGCTGCTGCGCAGCGACGACTACCTCACGCACCCGGTCTTCCACCAGTACCGCTCCGAGACCGCGATGCTGCGCTACCTGCGCAAGCTGTCCGACCGTGACTACGCGCTCGACCGCGGCATGATCCCGCTGGGCTCCTGCACCATGAAGCTCAACGCGACCACCGAGATGGAGCCGGTCACCTGGCCCGAGTTCGGCCAGCTGCACCCCTTCGTGCCCGCCGAGCAGGCGCAGGGCTATCTCACCCTCATCCAGGAGCTGGAGGAGCGGCTCGCCGAGGTCACCGGGTACGACAAGGTGTCGCTCCAGCCGAACGCGGGTTCCCAGGGCGAGCTGGCCGGGCTGCTGGCCGTCCGCGGTTATCACCGGGCCAACGGCGATGACCAGCGCACGGTCTGCCTGATCCCGTCTTCGGCGCACGGCACGAACGCCGCGAGTGCCGTGATGGCCGGCATGAAGGTCGTCGTCGTGAAGACCGCCGAGGACGGCGAGATCGACGTCGATGACCTGCGCGCGAAGATCGAGCAGCACCGCGACCAGCTCGCGGTGCTGATGATCACGTACCCCTCGACGCACGGTGTGTTCGAGGAGCATGTCGCCGACATCTGCGCGCAGGTGCACGAGGCCGGCGGGCAGGTGTACGTCGACGGCGCCAACCTCAACGCGCTGGTGGGCCTCGCCAAGCCGGGCCACTTCGGCGGTGACGTCTCCCACCTGAACCTGCACAAGACGTTCTGCATCCCGCACGGCGGCGGCGGTCCGGGCGTGGGCCCGGTCGGCGTACGCGCGCACCTGGCGCCGTACCTGCCGAACCACCCGCTGCAGCCCGCGGCCGGCCCCGAGACCGGCGTGGGGCCGATCTCCGCCGCTCCCTGGGGCTCGGCGGGCATACTGCCCATCTCCTGGGCGTACGTCCGTCTCATGGGCGGCGAGGGCCTCAAGCGGGCCACGCAGGTGGCGGTGCTGTCCGCGAACTACATCGCCAAGCGCCTGGAGCCGCACTTCCCGGTGCTCTACACCGGTCCCGGCGGGCTCGTCGCGCACGAGTGCATCATCGATCTGCGTTCGCTGACCAAGGCGACCGGCGTCAGTGTCGACGACATCGCCAAGCGGCTCATCGACTACGGCTTCCACGCGCCGACGATGTCCTTCCCGGTGGCCGGCACGCTGATGATCGAGCCCACCGAGTCCGAGGACCTGATCGAGCTCGACCGGTTCTGCGACGCGATGATCGCCATTCGCGCGGAGATCGACAAGGTCGGTTCGGGCGTCTGGGCGGCCGAGGACAACCCGCTTCGCAACGCGCCGCACACCGCCGCCGCGCTCGGCGGCGAGTGGGAGCACGCGTACACCCGCGAGGAGGCCGTCTTCCCGGCCGGTGTCTCGGCCGCGGACAAGTACTGGCCGCCGGTGCGCCGCATCGACCAGGCGTACGGCGACCGGAACCTGGTCTGTTCCTGCCCGCCGCTGGACGCTTACGAAGAGTAG
- a CDS encoding PRC-barrel domain-containing protein, whose amino-acid sequence MQTDIDPRNLIGRKALDRNGAKIGTVDEVYLDDATGVPEWAAIRTGLFSRDAFVPLEPSEVVEGTLRVPFDRALIKDAPDFGVGRHLSPEQELQLYHHYGLDVTPPPPPPDRDFGRLAGTDEG is encoded by the coding sequence GTGCAGACCGACATCGATCCGCGCAACCTGATCGGCCGCAAGGCGCTCGACCGCAACGGCGCCAAGATCGGCACGGTCGACGAGGTCTATCTCGACGACGCGACCGGCGTCCCGGAGTGGGCCGCCATACGGACCGGCCTGTTCAGCAGGGACGCCTTCGTCCCCCTGGAGCCCAGCGAAGTCGTCGAGGGCACGCTGCGTGTCCCCTTCGACCGCGCCCTGATCAAGGACGCCCCCGACTTCGGCGTGGGCCGCCACCTCTCCCCCGAACAGGAACTCCAGCTCTACCACCACTACGGCCTGGACGTGACACCCCCGCCCCCACCCCCGGACCGCGACTTCGGCCGCCTGGCAGGCACGGACGAGGGGTAA
- a CDS encoding DNA polymerase IV, translated as MRTAPTILHLDMDAFFASAEQAAKPSLRGKAVVVGGLGPRGVVATASYEARVFGVHSAMPMAQARRLAPNAAYLVPRFTLYREVSEQVMGLLGALSPLVEPLSLDEAFVDLEAGAAAWDEASARLAGAKLRADIRAVTGLTGSVGLAASKMLAKIASEQAKPDGLVVIEPGTERALLGPMSVRTLPGVGPATGDHLRRAGITTVDEIAEAGEDELVRLVGKAHGHALYAMALAHDERPVVAERETKSVSVEDTYDVDIHDRMRVGLEVQRLADRCVRRLRDAGLSGRTIVLKVRRYDFSTLTRSETLRGPTDDPGVVREAAARLLEAVDTTGGVRLLGVGVSGLADYTQEDLFAQAQAQAQAQALAEAEAAAGESAVLEHSDEEGAEDVAAEQAPPAERRWPAGHDVRHVEYGHGWVQGSGLGRVTVRFETPYSEPGRVRTFRTDDVALELADPLPLVRGAVCDRRGG; from the coding sequence GTGAGAACCGCGCCCACGATCCTGCATCTCGACATGGATGCCTTCTTCGCCTCTGCGGAGCAGGCAGCCAAGCCGAGCCTGCGCGGGAAGGCCGTCGTCGTGGGCGGGCTCGGACCCCGTGGAGTCGTCGCGACCGCCTCGTACGAGGCACGGGTCTTCGGGGTGCACTCGGCGATGCCCATGGCCCAGGCACGGCGGCTGGCGCCGAACGCCGCGTATCTCGTGCCCCGCTTCACGCTCTACCGGGAGGTCAGCGAGCAGGTGATGGGGCTGTTGGGGGCGCTGTCGCCGCTGGTGGAGCCGTTGAGCCTGGATGAGGCGTTCGTCGATCTGGAGGCGGGGGCAGCGGCCTGGGACGAGGCTTCCGCGCGGCTGGCCGGGGCGAAGCTGCGCGCGGACATCCGGGCCGTCACGGGGCTGACGGGTTCGGTGGGGCTCGCCGCGTCCAAGATGCTCGCCAAGATCGCTTCGGAGCAGGCGAAGCCCGACGGTCTCGTGGTCATAGAACCCGGGACGGAGCGCGCGCTGCTGGGGCCGATGTCGGTGCGGACGCTGCCGGGGGTCGGGCCCGCGACCGGGGACCATCTGCGCCGGGCCGGGATCACCACGGTAGACGAGATCGCCGAGGCGGGCGAGGACGAACTCGTACGGCTGGTGGGGAAGGCACACGGGCACGCGCTGTACGCGATGGCACTGGCGCACGACGAGCGGCCCGTGGTGGCCGAGCGGGAGACGAAGTCCGTGTCGGTGGAGGACACGTACGACGTGGACATCCACGACCGGATGCGGGTCGGCCTGGAGGTGCAGCGACTCGCCGACCGGTGTGTGAGGCGGTTGCGGGATGCGGGGCTGTCCGGGCGGACCATCGTGCTGAAGGTGCGGAGGTACGACTTCTCGACGCTGACCCGGTCCGAGACGCTGCGGGGGCCGACGGACGACCCTGGCGTCGTACGGGAGGCTGCCGCGCGACTTCTGGAGGCGGTGGACACGACCGGGGGCGTGCGGCTGCTGGGGGTCGGCGTCTCGGGGCTCGCCGACTACACGCAGGAGGACCTGTTCGCCCAGGCCCAGGCCCAGGCCCAGGCTCAGGCTCTGGCGGAGGCCGAGGCCGCCGCGGGGGAGTCGGCGGTGCTGGAGCATTCGGACGAGGAGGGGGCGGAGGACGTGGCCGCCGAGCAGGCGCCACCCGCCGAGCGGCGGTGGCCTGCGGGGCATGACGTGCGGCATGTGGAGTACGGGCACGGATGGGTGCAGGGGAGTGGGCTCGGGAGGGTGACCGTACGGTTCGAGACGCCTTACTCCGAGCCGGGGCGTGTGCGGACGTTTCGTACGGATGATGTCGCGTTGGAGTTGGCTGATCCGTTGCCGTTGGTGAGGGGGGCCGTGTGCGATCGCCGTGGGGGGTGA
- a CDS encoding MerR family transcriptional regulator: MRSSGDGTAGGAPGRSLGESGPYPLHGSAADHVPQRPTAVSGESGEGGAAAEEIGYRGPTACAAAGITYRQLDYWARTGLVEPSVRPAYGSGTQRLYSFRDVVVLKIVKRFLDTGVSLQNIRTTVQHLRERGFRDLERMTLMSDGATVYECSSPDEVHALLQGGQGVFGIAVGVVWRDVESALSQLHGERVDTGETLVGHNPTDELARRRNRAV, translated from the coding sequence GTGAGAAGCAGCGGCGACGGTACGGCTGGGGGTGCCCCCGGACGAAGTCTGGGGGAGAGCGGCCCGTACCCGCTTCACGGCAGCGCGGCCGATCACGTTCCGCAGCGGCCGACAGCGGTGTCTGGTGAGTCCGGTGAGGGTGGGGCGGCTGCCGAGGAGATCGGCTACCGCGGTCCTACGGCGTGTGCCGCCGCGGGCATCACCTACCGGCAGCTGGACTACTGGGCCAGGACAGGTCTGGTCGAACCGAGCGTGCGGCCCGCCTACGGGTCGGGGACCCAGCGGCTCTACAGCTTCCGGGATGTCGTCGTCCTGAAGATCGTGAAGCGGTTCCTCGACACGGGAGTGTCGTTGCAGAACATCCGCACCACGGTCCAGCACCTCAGGGAACGCGGCTTCCGGGACCTGGAGCGGATGACGCTGATGAGCGACGGCGCGACCGTCTATGAATGCTCCTCGCCCGACGAGGTCCACGCCCTGTTGCAGGGCGGTCAGGGCGTCTTCGGGATCGCTGTGGGCGTGGTGTGGCGGGACGTCGAGAGCGCGCTCTCGCAGTTGCACGGGGAGCGTGTGGACACGGGCGAGACGCTCGTCGGGCACAACCCGACGGACGAGCTGGCGCGCCGGCGCAATCGGGCCGTCTGA
- a CDS encoding bifunctional nuclease family protein, translating into MNELDVVGVRVEMPSNQPIVLLREVGGDRYLPIWIGPGEATAIAFAQQGMAPARPLTHDLFKDVLEAVGQELTEVRITDLREGVFYAELVFASGVEVSARPSDAIALALRTGTPIYGSDGVLDDAGIAIPDEQEDEVEKFREFLDQISPEDFGTNSQ; encoded by the coding sequence GTGAACGAGCTCGATGTCGTAGGTGTCCGGGTCGAAATGCCCTCCAACCAACCGATCGTGCTCCTGCGTGAAGTGGGAGGCGACCGTTACCTCCCCATCTGGATCGGACCGGGGGAGGCGACGGCGATCGCCTTCGCCCAGCAGGGCATGGCCCCCGCGCGACCGCTGACCCACGACCTGTTCAAGGACGTGCTGGAAGCCGTCGGCCAGGAGCTCACCGAGGTGCGCATCACTGATCTGCGCGAGGGGGTCTTCTACGCGGAGCTGGTGTTCGCCAGCGGGGTCGAGGTCAGTGCCCGTCCGTCCGACGCCATAGCGCTGGCGCTGCGTACCGGAACGCCGATCTACGGCAGTGACGGTGTGCTCGACGACGCCGGCATCGCGATCCCGGACGAGCAGGAGGACGAGGTGGAGAAGTTCCGCGAGTTCCTCGACCAGATCTCGCCCGAGGACTTCGGGACCAACAGCCAGTGA